Proteins from one Papaver somniferum cultivar HN1 unplaced genomic scaffold, ASM357369v1 unplaced-scaffold_158, whole genome shotgun sequence genomic window:
- the LOC113337164 gene encoding 3-oxoacyl-[acyl-carrier-protein] synthase II, chloroplastic-like has translation MATASVTSPLCTWLVAACMSVDFDNKDYCKKRPSSSSLFQSSKRWAASKRRNLLVSRCSSSSHFSISSKGGFISSFCGSLMNSCLAFEPCQEYYTSKGLTTFFGESLLGSSSNTNRISRKQRRIAAHSGKTMAVAVQPSKEVSTESKPHTKQRRVVVTGMSVVTPLGHEPDEFYNNLLEGVSGISDIEGFDCSSFPTRIAGEIKSFSTEGWVAPKLSKRADKFMLYMLTAGKKALADGGISEEVMNELDKTRCGVVIGSGMGGMKVFNDAIEALNISYKKMNPFCVPFATTNMGSAMLAIDLGWMGPNYSISTACATSNFCILNAANHIIRGEADVMLCGGSDSVIIPLGLGGFVACRALSKRNEDPTKASRPWDINRDGFVMGEGAGVLLLEELDHAKKRGATIYAEFLGGSFTSDAYHMTEPHPEGKGTVLCIEKALAQSGVSREDVNYVNAHATSTQAGDLKEYQSIIRCFGQNPDLRVNSTKSMIGHLLGAAGAVEAVALVQAIRTGWVHPNVNLENPEAGVDTKVLVGPKKERLDIKVALSNSFGFGGHNSSILFSPYKP, from the exons atgGCGACGGCGTCTGTTACTTCTCCATTATGTACATGGCTTGTCGCTGCTTGCATGTCTGTAGACTTTGATAATAAAGATTATTGTAAGAAACggccatcatcttcttctttgtttcaatCTTCAAAGAGATGGGCAGCATCTAAAAGGAGGAATCTATTAGTATCTAGATGTAGTAGTTCTTCACATTTTTCGATTTCATCAAAAGGGGGTTTCATTTCATCGTTTTGTGGATCTTTAATGAATTCTTGTTTAGCTTTTGAACCTTGTCAAGAGTATTACACTTCTAAAGGATTGACTACATTCTTTGGCGAATCGTTGCTTGGTTCTTCTTCGAATACTAATCGGATTTCGAGAAAGCAAAGACGGATTGCTGCCCATTCAG GGAAAACTATGGCTGTAGCTGTGCAACCATCTAAAGAAGTGTCAACAGAAAGCAAACCTCATACGAAGCAAAGGCGGGTTGTTGTGACAGGAATGAGTGTGGTGACACCATTAGGTCATGAACCGGATGAGTTTTACAATAACCTACTTGAAGGTGTTAGTGGTATAAGTGATATCGAAGGTTTTGACTGTTCCAGTTTTCCAACT AGAATTGCAGGAGAAATCAAGTCTTTCTCGACGGAAGGATGGGTTGCACCAAAACTCTCTAAAAGGGCTGACAAGTTCATGCTCTACATGCTTACTGCTGGGAAGAAAGCTCTGGCTGATGGTGGGATCTCGGAAGAGGTCATGAATGAACTGGATAAAACTAGGTGTGGTGTAGTGATTGGCTCTGGGATGGGTGGTATGAAG GTTTTTAATGATGCAATTGAAGCCTTAAATATATCTTACAAAAAGATGAATCCATTCTGTGTTCCATTTGCTACTACAAATATGGGTTCTGCCATGCTCGCAATAGATCTG GGATGGATGGGCCCCAACTATTCAATCTCTACGGCCTGTGCCACCAGCAACTTCTGTATTCTGAATGCAGCAAACCACATTATTAGAGGAGAAGCT GATGTGATGCTCTGTGGTGGCTCTGACTCCGTAATCATACCTTTAG GCCTAGGAGGTTTTGTCGCATGTAGAGCACTTTCCAAAAGGAACGAGGATCCAACCAAAGCTTCACGCCCTTGGGATATT AATCGTGATGGATTTGTTATGGGAGAAGGAGCTGGAGTTCTACTTCTTGAAGAACTAGACCATGCGAAG AAAAGAGGAGCAACTATCTATGCTGAGTTTCTTGGCGGAAGCTTCACTTCTGATGCTTATCATATGACCGAGCCTCATCCAGAAG GAAAAGGTACTGTTCTTTGTATAGAGAAGGCCTTAGCTCAATCTGGGGTTTCCCGTGAAGATGTCAACTACGTGAACGCTCATGCAACATCAACACAAGCTGGTGACTTGAAGGAGTACCAATCTATCATCCGTTGTTTTGGCCAAAATCCTGAT TTAAGAGTGAATTCCACCAAGTCCATGATCGGTCACCTATTAGGAGCAGCTGGTGCTGTGGAAGCTGTTGCACTGGTGCAG GCAATACGGACGGGTTGGGTCCATCCAAATGTCAATCTTGAAAACCCTGAGGCAGGCGTG GATACAAAGGTGCTGGTTGGCCCGAAGAAAGAGAGACTTGACATTAAGGTGGCGTTATCAAATTCGTTTGGCTTTGGAGGCCACAATTCATCCATTTTATTTTCCCCTTACAAGCCGTAA